A part of Rhopalosiphum maidis isolate BTI-1 chromosome 3, ASM367621v3, whole genome shotgun sequence genomic DNA contains:
- the LOC113558616 gene encoding uncharacterized protein LOC113558616, giving the protein MEFNTAYDINIISQINEVRGLFVVVEQFNSGSTGYFQNYYKRLLNFNDCSEWFEKFDYPIIETGKVVIVQIDKKPISNLWARGIVSKCHHNNRCPEIYLIDTQRFTDSSSMLEFRTCPPKFLQLLLPTYYIDIDLRLDDDDLKAAIAILIKKNQYGELSFSFIPESFENNIYSGKLIVNHKVNNMQIPLKKLLKNFRTKKIFEDIPLYKERQYSIFNPIELNYLKNIFMPREPNNMLFLENDLVSSCCDLSALNDSSINLSYNSTNEFSSTSNYSESICFSDDSELKIHKLENGCITPIEKQKIYSSNNSLMSKSSSSLQSLTSNNNNCSMPEIKQCSDFIITRMSELTVTGCEQNNKSTLTDQVLEIPKLQSKSLNNKKVVNTTMENSDIWWSDDDES; this is encoded by the exons ATGGAGTTCAACACCgcttatgatataaatataattagtcaAATTAACGAAGTCCGTGGattatttgttgttgttgaacAATTTAATAGCGGTTCAACaggatattttcaaaactattataaacgacttttaaattttaacgattGTAGTGAATGGTTTGAAAAATTTGACTATCCCATTATTGAAACTGGAAAG gtAGTAATTGTTCAAATTGATAAAAAGCCCATAAGTAATCTTTGGGCACGTGGTATTGTATCAAAATGCCATCACAATAATAGATGTCccgaaatttatttaattgacacTCAG AGATTCACTGACTCAAGCAGCATGTTAGAATTCAGAACATGTCCACCTAAATTTTTGCAGCTTTTACTTCCGacctattatattgatatagatCTTCGTTTAGATGATGATGATTTGAAAGCTGCAATTGCTAtcttaataaagaaaaatcaatatgGTGAATTAAGTTTCAGTTTTATTCCTGaatcttttgaaaataatatttactcgggcaaattaattgtaaatcataaagttaataatatgcaaataccattgaaaaagttattaaaaaatttcagaacaaaaaaaatttttgaag atattccCCTGTACAAAGAGCgtcaatattcaattttcaatccaatagaattaaattatttg aaaaatatttttatgccaAGGGAACcgaataatatgttgtttttagaaaatgatttagTTTCAAGTTGCTGTGATTTAAGTGCTCTTAATGATTCAAGTATAAATCTGTCATATAATTCTACCAATGAATTTTCCTCAACATCTAATTACTCTGAAAGTATCTGCTTTAGCGATGACTCAGaattaaaaatccataaattagaaaatggtTGTATTACTccaatagaaaaacaaaaaatttactcTTCTAATAATTCTTTGATGAGTAAGAGCAGCTCTTCCTTACAATCATTaacttctaataataataattgctctATGccagaaataaaacaatgtagcgattttattataacgagAATGTCCGAATTAACAGTCACTGGATGTGAGCAGAATAACAAGTCAACTTTAACTGATCAAGTATTAGAAATACCTAAACTACAATCAAAATCactaaacaacaaaaaagtGGTGAATACTACAATGGAAAATTCAGATATATGGTGGTCTGATGATGATGAAAGttga
- the LOC113557078 gene encoding uncharacterized protein LOC113557078: MNTISKYVQYLRQMHISPSNIFWRQYTIKQKHQFSTNINSTFLNLSPCFIKIRYLSNTISQSGLSDIATTNDILITSIKNAKQTSDVLQMLRLHSTAMSAPQHLQALNSLFFLQKSKRTNISKEELTRSPEFTAMCHKIQNYSRNLDLNDVMNSVKCLSYLGVSVNSNIMQMLLQLISKMINDMSLQQITFLHFLLKELSSCPLVDALKLALPIVFETQVQYKLEDNLYWQVEFLNYIAKHKLSQETYDFVMARIIKNIDQISPKIVQNLLLCLYYKNYSTEKYIDTINRCLQYYTNHLEYIADISDVEAILSRMINKYSTDSELFYNEQFINTIMEFMIKNEQSFENLAFVIKKLNRIGYVHRGLLDYMTNKLTSRHNILENMKFGVLLSYIAACANANYVPPGFDELKPLILTRLNIQKDVLELPWLIATFDLAVLGFWSEELLERVFSRDFLYGFLKRSDNIHDYIMLLKLYQASKTLYPGGYKGSLPPQEIIEKSIKIYQHNINDFPLKAALEHGLGGSDYVLTGVRSKLGHFIDHLVVMRPGGYPVAIKNEIKDNESLFLENIVGASDNFAIAILLYKPNSYVINLNSLRGPYMLTNKTIEALGVIVLPISLDVWDGLIDYEKIPFIMRELKSKADLSLTIE, encoded by the exons ATGAATACAATCAGCAAGTATGTGCAGTATCTGCGACAAATGCATATATCaccatcaaatattttttggcgccagtatacaattaaacaaaaacaccagttttcaacaaatataaattcaacatttttaaatttgtctccat gttttataaaaataagatatttatcaaatactatTAGTCAATCAGGTTTATCAGACATAGCTACTaccaatgatattttaattactagtattaaaaatgcaaaacaaACAAGTGATGTGTTGCAAATGTTACGACTTCACAGTACTGCAATGAGTGCTCCACAACATTTACAAGcattaaattctttattttttctgcAAAAAAGTAAAAG aacaaaTATATCTAAGGAAGAACTAACTCGTAGCCCAGAATTTACAGCGATGTgtcataaaattcaaaattattcaagAAATCTTGATCTAAATGATGTTATGAATAGTGTCAAGTGCTTATCATATTTGGGTGTATCTGTTAACAGTAACATCATGCAAATGTTATTACagttaattagtaaaatgataaatgatatgTCTTTAcaacaaattacttttttacattttttgttaaaagaaTTATCATCATGCCCTTTAGTTGATGCTTTAAAACTGGCATTACCAATTGTTTTTGAAACACAAGTACAATACAAACTAGAAGATAATCTATACTGGCAAGTGGAATTCCTCAACTATATAGCTAAACATAAGTTGTCTCAAGAAACATATGATTTTGTCATGgcaagaattataaaaaatattgatcagATTAGTCctaaaattgttcaaaatttattgCTTTGTCTATACTACAAAAACTATtcaactgaaaaatatattgatacaatTAACAGATGTTtgcaatattatacgaatcatCTAGAATATATTGCTGATATTTCAGATGTTGAAGCTATCTTGTCAAGAATGATAAATAAGTATTCCACAGATTCTGAGTTGTTTTataatgaacaatttataaatacaattatggaattcatgataaaaaatgaacagagttttgaaaatttggcatttgtaataaaaaaattaaatagaatt GGATATGTTCACCGCGGATTACTTGATTATATGACAAATAAACTAACCAgtagacataatattttagaaaatatgaaatttggaGTATTATTATCTTACATTGCAGCATGTGCTAATGCAAATTATGTTCCACCAGGTTTTGATGAGTTAAAACCACTTATATTGACAAGACTTAACATTCAaaag gatgTTTTAGAACTACCCTGGTTAATAGCAACATTTGACTTGGCTGTTTTAGGCTTTTGGTCAGAAGAGCTGTTAGAAAGAGTATTTTCTAGAGATTTTCTTTATGGATTCTTGAAACGAA GtgataatatacatgattACATTATGCTGCTTAAACTGTATCAGGCTTCAAAAACTTTATACCCTGGAGGTTATAAAGGATCATTGCCACCCCaggaaattattgaaaaatctatCAAGatttatcaacataatatcaatGATTTTCCACTAAAAGCTGCCTTAGAACATGGCTTGGGTGGAAGTGATTATGTACTAACAGGGGTCAGAAGCAAATTAGGACATTTTATtg atcatTTAGTCGTGATGAGACCAGGCGGATACCCTGTTGCTATCAAAAATGAAATCAAAGACAATGAATCAttgtttttggaaaatatagTTGGCGCTAGTGATAATTTTGC GATTGCCATACTACTTTACAAACCAAATAGTTATGTcatcaatttaaattctttaagaGGTCCATACATGCtaacaaacaaaacaattgaAGCTCTAGGTGTAATAGTCTTACCTATATCATTAGATGTTTGGGATGGCCTTATTGATTATGAAAAGATACCTTTTATCATGAGAGAGTTAAAATCAAAGGCTGATCTTAGTTTAACTATTGAATAG